Proteins encoded by one window of Monoglobus pectinilyticus:
- a CDS encoding homoserine dehydrogenase, giving the protein MKIGIMGFGVVGGGVGELIATNAESIKRRSGEEITVGKILDLRDFPDSQYKCFTKDFQDILNDPEIGVVAEVMGGTKPAYEFTKQLLEAGKSVVTSNKELVAKHGTELLKIAKDNNVNYLFEASVGGGIPIIRPLYTSLAANELTDIYGILNGTTNYILTQMIKEGETFENALKGAQENGYAEKDPTADIEGHDTCRKTAILASLAFGKFVDSDEIPCEGITKVTLEDVEYAAKFGAVIKLLGITSRAENGVYAMVCPAILDSSHPLAGIDDVFNGIMVRGEGLGDVMFYGRGAGALPTASAVLSDIIDTVKHKDKHIRLGWSEGQEGYLLDAKTLPSRFYVRLSKTEAAPETFAKKGYDVITLDGEKYKDEFAVVTPEMTGYEFDKLVSVDGELGGYNVLGKIRLVAE; this is encoded by the coding sequence ATGAAGATAGGAATTATGGGATTCGGTGTTGTAGGGGGCGGCGTCGGAGAGCTTATTGCCACTAACGCCGAATCAATAAAACGCCGCAGCGGCGAGGAAATAACAGTCGGGAAGATACTGGATTTAAGAGATTTTCCGGACAGTCAGTATAAATGCTTTACTAAGGACTTTCAGGATATTTTAAACGACCCTGAAATCGGAGTTGTGGCGGAAGTCATGGGCGGCACAAAACCGGCTTATGAGTTCACAAAACAACTGCTTGAGGCCGGTAAAAGCGTTGTAACTTCAAATAAAGAACTTGTTGCAAAACACGGAACCGAACTTCTTAAAATAGCTAAGGACAATAACGTTAACTATTTGTTTGAAGCGAGCGTAGGCGGAGGTATCCCGATTATAAGACCTCTTTACACCAGTTTGGCCGCAAATGAGCTTACTGATATATATGGTATTTTGAACGGTACCACGAATTACATTTTGACCCAAATGATTAAAGAAGGGGAAACCTTTGAGAACGCACTGAAAGGCGCTCAGGAAAACGGGTATGCAGAAAAAGACCCGACCGCTGATATTGAAGGTCACGACACCTGCCGTAAGACTGCCATACTGGCGTCTTTGGCGTTTGGCAAATTTGTTGACAGTGATGAGATTCCGTGCGAGGGTATCACAAAAGTAACCCTTGAGGATGTGGAATACGCGGCTAAGTTCGGCGCAGTAATAAAATTGCTGGGTATAACTTCAAGGGCTGAAAACGGCGTTTATGCTATGGTTTGCCCGGCTATTCTGGATTCTTCACATCCCCTTGCGGGAATAGATGACGTATTCAATGGTATTATGGTCAGAGGCGAGGGGCTGGGAGACGTGATGTTTTACGGCCGCGGCGCCGGAGCGCTTCCGACAGCCAGCGCGGTGCTTTCAGATATAATAGATACTGTAAAGCATAAGGATAAGCATATCAGGTTAGGCTGGAGCGAGGGGCAGGAAGGCTATTTGCTCGACGCCAAAACTTTGCCGTCAAGATTTTATGTGAGGCTTTCAAAGACGGAGGCGGCTCCGGAGACGTTTGCTAAAAAAGGATACGATGTTATAACTTTGGACGGCGAGAAATATAAAGATGAGTTTGCGGTTGTAACGCCTGAAATGACCGGTTATGAATTTGACAAACTTGTGTCAGTTGACGGCGAGCTTGGCGGATATAACGTTTTGGGAAAGATAAGATTGGTGGCTGAATAA
- a CDS encoding DUF1015 domain-containing protein: MAKVVPFKGLRYNTEKFKDLDMVTAPPYDIISAEEQQELYNKDEYNVIRLDYGMEFESDDSDNNKYTRSAAYLNKWIEEQVLVFEDEPAFYIYEQVFQLDTEESPTHSLKGIISLVQLEEFSKKVILPHEETLKKAKRDRLDLMEATKTNMSQIYSLYMDPDQAIADIISECSDGAPDISFTTRENVIQNIWIIKDPAIINVISKKFENKQLFIADGHHRYETALNYRNARHEADGTEIGTQSYDYTMMMLVSMDDSGLFVFPTHRMIKNVKNFSEQLTISMLTDDFNASKIYFTEGDFAEIIMTKLRNTVDEKRFAFYTGGNYYYLLELKDVHIMDDLIKDKSNAYKYLDVTILHKLILEKYFDIDDASLANQDHLVYTRDASDAVNCVKNGDYQCSFLINATKISEIKDISLANEKMPQKSTYFWPKLITGIVINKFD, encoded by the coding sequence ATGGCAAAAGTAGTACCCTTTAAAGGGCTTAGATATAATACAGAAAAATTTAAAGATTTAGATATGGTTACAGCTCCTCCGTATGACATAATTTCAGCGGAAGAACAGCAGGAGCTTTATAATAAGGATGAGTATAACGTTATTCGCTTGGATTACGGTATGGAATTTGAAAGCGATGATTCTGACAATAACAAGTATACCAGAAGCGCGGCGTATTTGAATAAGTGGATAGAGGAACAGGTTCTTGTGTTTGAAGACGAACCGGCGTTTTATATCTATGAGCAGGTTTTTCAGCTTGATACTGAAGAATCCCCTACACATTCGCTGAAGGGTATTATCTCTTTGGTTCAGCTTGAGGAGTTCTCAAAAAAAGTTATTCTGCCTCATGAGGAAACTTTGAAAAAGGCAAAGCGTGACAGACTTGATTTAATGGAAGCAACTAAGACAAATATGAGCCAAATATATTCGCTTTATATGGACCCTGACCAGGCAATCGCTGATATTATTTCAGAGTGTTCAGACGGAGCTCCTGATATTAGTTTTACAACCAGGGAGAATGTTATTCAAAATATTTGGATTATAAAAGACCCGGCTATAATTAATGTTATTTCTAAAAAGTTTGAAAATAAGCAATTGTTTATTGCCGACGGTCACCATAGATACGAGACTGCTCTGAATTACAGAAACGCCCGTCATGAAGCTGACGGAACTGAAATCGGCACCCAGTCGTATGACTATACTATGATGATGCTTGTTTCGATGGATGACAGCGGTCTTTTTGTATTTCCCACACACAGAATGATAAAAAACGTTAAAAACTTCTCTGAACAGCTTACAATCAGTATGCTGACCGATGATTTTAACGCGTCTAAGATATACTTCACCGAGGGCGATTTTGCGGAGATAATAATGACTAAACTACGCAACACCGTTGATGAAAAGAGGTTTGCGTTCTATACCGGCGGAAATTATTATTATCTGCTTGAACTCAAAGATGTTCATATAATGGATGATTTAATAAAGGATAAGAGCAATGCTTATAAATATTTGGACGTTACAATACTGCATAAGCTTATATTAGAAAAGTATTTTGATATAGATGACGCAAGCTTAGCCAACCAGGATCACCTTGTATATACAAGAGACGCGTCTGACGCGGTTAACTGTGTAAAGAACGGCGATTATCAATGCTCGTTTTTGATAAATGCGACAAAGATTTCAGAAATAAAGGATATTTCTTTGGCTAATGAGAAAATGCCTCAAAAATCTACCTATTTCTGGCCTAAACTCATAACGGGTATAGTTATTAATAAGTTTGACTAA
- a CDS encoding helix-turn-helix domain-containing protein — protein sequence MYISGKVADRIRLVAKMRNVTVKKMLKDINLGLNTMSNMKNSMPKANNLAKIADYLNCSVDYLLGRTDVIEVNRDGNV from the coding sequence ATGTATATTTCCGGCAAGGTTGCTGATAGAATTAGGCTAGTAGCAAAAATGCGCAATGTCACCGTCAAAAAAATGCTTAAAGATATTAATTTAGGGCTTAATACTATGTCAAATATGAAGAATTCAATGCCTAAAGCTAATAATCTTGCAAAGATTGCTGATTACCTTAATTGTTCAGTTGATTATTTACTCGGCCGTACCGATGTGATTGAAGTTAATAGGGACGGAAATGTATAA
- a CDS encoding helix-turn-helix domain-containing protein, whose product MQNLQMTERIKLRAKQKGISIKYLLEKCGINKGFIYDIEKQNKIPSVDKIERIADCLDCSVDYLLGRTDVIEINSSAVNTENNNFKVL is encoded by the coding sequence ATGCAAAACTTACAAATGACAGAAAGAATAAAACTAAGAGCTAAGCAAAAAGGAATTTCAATTAAATACCTTTTAGAAAAATGCGGTATAAATAAAGGTTTTATTTATGATATTGAAAAGCAAAATAAAATACCGTCAGTAGATAAAATTGAACGTATTGCTGATTGTCTTGACTGCTCTGTTGACTATCTCCTCGGGCGTACTGATGTAATAGAAATTAACAGCAGTGCAGTAAATACTGAAAACAATAATTTTAAAGTTTTATAA
- a CDS encoding helix-turn-helix domain-containing protein, with translation MNAGLGQTKIAEILGIQQTVYSRYERGFQTILLHFPVKLADFYNKSTDYILNLTNEINPH, from the coding sequence ATAAATGCAGGATTAGGGCAAACAAAAATTGCTGAAATATTAGGAATACAACAAACGGTATACTCTCGATATGAGAGAGGGTTTCAAACTATACTGTTACATTTTCCAGTGAAACTTGCAGACTTTTATAATAAATCAACTGATTACATATTAAATCTCACAAATGAAATAAATCCACATTAA
- the rlmH gene encoding 23S rRNA (pseudouridine(1915)-N(3))-methyltransferase RlmH — MNITLICVGKIKEKFYCGAIDEYKKRLSRFCKLNIIQVKDEPNEDGQQKIVLNKEAEKIAAKIPKGAYIISLCVEGKQLSSEQLSEKIESLSVTGESHIVFIIGGSLGLDDSIKSISDLKLSFSKMTFPHQLMRVILLEQIYRAFTISAGITYHK, encoded by the coding sequence TTGAATATAACTTTGATTTGCGTCGGAAAAATAAAAGAGAAGTTTTATTGCGGCGCCATCGACGAGTACAAAAAACGTCTCAGCAGATTTTGCAAGCTTAATATCATACAGGTTAAAGATGAACCCAACGAGGACGGGCAGCAGAAAATTGTTTTAAATAAGGAAGCCGAGAAGATTGCGGCGAAAATACCGAAAGGCGCATATATAATTTCCCTTTGCGTTGAAGGAAAGCAGCTTTCATCAGAACAGCTTTCCGAAAAAATAGAGTCCCTTTCTGTTACCGGGGAAAGCCATATAGTATTTATAATTGGAGGGTCACTGGGCCTTGATGACAGCATAAAATCAATTTCTGATTTAAAGCTGAGTTTTTCAAAGATGACGTTTCCGCATCAGCTGATGAGGGTAATTCTGCTGGAACAGATATATAGGGCGTTTACAATAAGCGCCGGAATAACCTATCATAAGTGA
- the ftsH gene encoding ATP-dependent zinc metalloprotease FtsH produces the protein MKKYLKGIGFYLLLFLVILMVFFMTRVTPKQDKDVYSELVRDIQNHEVSEISIADDVATVKMKNSDSIIKVEVPGYETLRSDVGDEMEKQIKDGSLKVETPLPSSIPWWVTWLPTLGMVLLFAVFWFMFMQQSGSGGRGMMNFGKSKAKLTNEGQSKKTFADVAGEEEEKAELEEIVEFLKTPERFRRLGARIPKGVLLVGPPGTGKTLLAKAVAGEAGVPFFSISGSDFVEMFVGVGASRVRDLFENAKKNAPCIIFIDEIDAVGRHRGAGLGGGHDEREQTLNQLLVEMDGFGENDGVIIIAATNRPDILDPALLRPGRFDRQVLVDAPDVVGREAILKVHTKNKPLGDDVKLNVLAKTTIGFTGADLENLVNEAALAAARANKKVINMIDLEESIMKVVAGPEKKSKKVTDKEKKLTAFHEAGHAVVSKMLPTQDRVHQVSIIPRGRAGGYTLSLPKEDTSYNSRTEMVEEIIVLLGGRVAESLTLDDISTGASNDLERATKIAKSMVTKYGMSEKLGARTFGEQNGEVFLGLEAGHSADYSQETAAIIDEEIHRIISECYERCKVILTENMENLKKVAELLLEKEKIEGDEFDALFQTGDAEAIDAALEVMNDTDNARKEKDIKEETGDVSMKKTEFKEKPNA, from the coding sequence GTGAAAAAATATTTAAAGGGTATCGGGTTTTACTTGTTGTTGTTTTTAGTTATCCTTATGGTATTTTTTATGACGAGAGTTACGCCTAAACAGGATAAAGACGTATATTCAGAATTAGTAAGAGATATCCAAAATCACGAAGTCAGCGAGATTAGTATAGCTGACGATGTTGCTACGGTAAAGATGAAAAACAGCGATTCAATAATTAAGGTTGAAGTTCCGGGTTATGAAACACTGAGGAGCGACGTCGGAGACGAGATGGAAAAACAGATAAAGGATGGGTCGCTTAAGGTTGAGACTCCTCTTCCGTCCAGTATACCTTGGTGGGTAACATGGCTGCCAACGCTTGGAATGGTCTTGCTTTTCGCTGTATTCTGGTTCATGTTTATGCAGCAGTCAGGAAGCGGCGGCCGCGGTATGATGAACTTTGGAAAGAGCAAGGCAAAGCTTACCAACGAAGGGCAGTCGAAAAAAACTTTTGCCGATGTAGCAGGCGAAGAGGAAGAAAAGGCCGAACTTGAAGAAATAGTCGAGTTCCTAAAAACGCCGGAAAGATTCAGGCGTTTAGGAGCCAGGATACCAAAGGGCGTACTTTTGGTGGGCCCTCCGGGAACAGGTAAGACTTTGCTCGCAAAAGCTGTTGCAGGAGAAGCCGGAGTTCCGTTCTTCTCAATATCAGGTTCTGACTTTGTTGAGATGTTTGTCGGCGTGGGCGCGTCGCGTGTCAGAGATTTGTTTGAAAACGCTAAGAAAAACGCCCCATGTATAATTTTTATAGATGAAATCGACGCAGTGGGCCGTCACAGAGGTGCAGGACTTGGCGGCGGACATGACGAGAGAGAGCAAACCCTTAACCAGTTGTTGGTTGAGATGGATGGTTTCGGTGAGAACGACGGCGTTATTATAATTGCCGCAACCAATAGGCCTGATATCCTTGACCCGGCGCTTTTGAGACCCGGCAGATTTGACAGACAGGTATTGGTTGACGCGCCTGATGTTGTCGGACGTGAAGCGATTTTAAAAGTACACACTAAAAATAAGCCTTTGGGCGATGATGTTAAACTTAATGTTTTAGCTAAGACTACAATCGGATTCACCGGCGCAGACCTTGAAAACCTTGTAAACGAGGCGGCTTTAGCTGCCGCGCGCGCAAATAAGAAGGTTATAAACATGATAGACCTTGAAGAATCTATCATGAAAGTGGTTGCCGGGCCTGAAAAGAAGAGTAAAAAGGTAACCGATAAGGAAAAGAAGCTTACTGCTTTCCACGAAGCCGGTCATGCGGTTGTGTCAAAGATGCTTCCGACACAGGACAGGGTTCATCAGGTTTCTATAATCCCCAGAGGCAGAGCCGGGGGATATACTTTGTCGCTCCCTAAGGAGGATACCAGTTATAACAGCAGAACCGAAATGGTTGAAGAAATAATAGTTTTGCTGGGCGGCCGTGTCGCTGAGAGTTTAACTTTGGATGATATAAGCACAGGCGCTTCAAATGATTTGGAGCGCGCTACCAAAATCGCCAAGAGCATGGTTACAAAGTATGGAATGAGTGAAAAGCTCGGCGCAAGAACATTCGGCGAACAGAACGGCGAGGTGTTCCTGGGGCTCGAAGCTGGACATTCGGCTGATTACAGCCAGGAAACTGCAGCTATTATTGACGAGGAAATCCATAGGATTATAAGTGAATGCTATGAGAGATGTAAAGTAATCCTCACAGAAAATATGGAAAATCTCAAAAAAGTGGCGGAACTCTTGCTTGAAAAAGAAAAAATTGAAGGCGACGAGTTTGACGCTCTGTTCCAAACCGGCGACGCTGAGGCGATTGACGCGGCGCTTGAGGTTATGAATGATACGGATAACGCCAGAAAAGAGAAAGATATAAAAGAGGAAACCGGCGACGTTTCCATGAAGAAGACAGAATTTAAAGAAAAACCAAACGCTTAA
- a CDS encoding apiosidase-like domain-containing protein, with product MLAVYKNNKNLAKKDISGELKPFFWLGDTAWLLAQKLTADEANVYFADRAEKNFNVIQTVLVHNMNVEEPDGKITAVLDNDFSKICSYSGYWEKIDTLVEMAAGYGLYMGLLPVWGSMVKKGYLNADNAESYGKYLADRYGQHENVIWILGGDIRGETGFDVWNILGNTIKKYAPEQLVTFHPFGRTSSAMWFNDCGWLDFNMFQSGHRRYDQSSLGFWDDNNVSEDFYGEDNWRYVRRELARTPLKPVLDGEPSYENIPQGLHDFSQPLWKAKDVRRYAYWSVFEGACGHTYGDNAIMQFYRENDKDAGYNVKTCWREALNDPGSAQMGYLYNLMTSVNFQDGKHNDNLINNGGFTKYDRITAFSGKDFALIYNYSGRSFELNLEALEFKPVSARWYDPASGVFLDKETAFSDVIDVPKNSSGESDMILVLK from the coding sequence ATGTTAGCTGTTTACAAAAATAATAAAAATTTGGCAAAAAAAGATATTTCCGGAGAACTAAAACCATTTTTTTGGCTTGGGGATACAGCGTGGCTGCTAGCTCAGAAATTGACCGCTGACGAAGCAAACGTATATTTTGCGGACAGAGCTGAAAAGAATTTTAATGTAATTCAGACAGTTCTTGTACATAATATGAATGTTGAAGAGCCGGATGGAAAAATTACGGCTGTACTAGATAATGATTTTTCTAAAATCTGCAGTTACAGCGGCTATTGGGAAAAAATAGATACCCTTGTGGAGATGGCTGCCGGCTATGGTTTGTATATGGGATTGCTTCCAGTGTGGGGATCGATGGTCAAAAAAGGATATTTAAACGCTGATAATGCGGAAAGCTATGGAAAGTATCTCGCTGATAGGTACGGACAGCATGAGAACGTCATTTGGATTCTTGGAGGGGATATAAGGGGCGAGACCGGTTTTGATGTATGGAACATATTAGGAAATACTATAAAAAAATATGCGCCGGAACAGCTGGTAACATTCCATCCTTTCGGCAGAACCTCGTCTGCTATGTGGTTTAATGACTGCGGCTGGCTGGATTTTAATATGTTTCAGTCTGGGCACAGGCGTTATGACCAAAGCTCGCTGGGCTTTTGGGACGATAATAATGTTTCAGAAGATTTTTACGGGGAGGATAACTGGAGATATGTAAGAAGAGAACTTGCGCGTACGCCTTTAAAACCTGTTCTTGACGGAGAGCCTTCTTATGAAAATATACCTCAGGGACTGCATGATTTTTCACAGCCGTTATGGAAAGCAAAAGATGTAAGAAGATATGCGTACTGGTCAGTGTTTGAAGGAGCCTGCGGCCATACCTATGGGGATAATGCAATAATGCAGTTCTATAGGGAAAACGACAAAGACGCAGGGTATAATGTTAAAACCTGCTGGAGAGAAGCCCTGAACGACCCGGGTTCAGCACAGATGGGATATTTGTATAATCTTATGACGTCTGTAAATTTTCAAGACGGTAAACATAACGATAACTTAATAAATAACGGCGGTTTCACAAAATACGACCGTATCACAGCTTTTTCAGGAAAAGACTTTGCCTTGATTTATAACTACAGCGGCCGCAGTTTTGAATTAAATCTTGAAGCGCTGGAATTTAAACCTGTATCAGCCCGTTGGTATGACCCGGCAAGCGGTGTGTTTTTAGATAAAGAGACCGCTTTTTCGGATGTGATTGACGTACCGAAAAATTCCTCCGGTGAATCCGATATGATTTTGGTTTTGAAATAG
- a CDS encoding DUF3795 domain-containing protein produces the protein MFESRCGIGCDSCERKEEVGCTGCLTMKKTFWGGECEVKTCCESKGLNHCGECEEFPCEMVSAMGVEMGFDPKPRLENCRKWAKEK, from the coding sequence ATGTTTGAATCAAGATGCGGAATCGGATGCGATTCCTGCGAAAGAAAAGAAGAGGTTGGCTGTACGGGATGTTTAACGATGAAAAAAACTTTTTGGGGCGGAGAATGTGAAGTTAAAACCTGCTGTGAGAGCAAAGGGCTCAATCATTGCGGTGAATGCGAAGAATTCCCGTGTGAAATGGTCTCTGCCATGGGCGTTGAAATGGGATTTGACCCAAAGCCCAGATTGGAAAACTGCCGAAAATGGGCTAAAGAAAAATAA
- a CDS encoding L-lactate dehydrogenase produces the protein MKNSNCDVNLRKVAVIGCGFVGSASAFALMQSGMFSEMVLIDVDKDRAEGEALDISHGVPLNRPMKIYSGEYKDASDAAIVIITAGAGQKPGETRLELVHKNVGIFKSIIPQINECNFKGILLIVSNPVDILTYTAIKLSGLPENRIIGSGTVLDTARLKYQLGQHLGVDSRSVHAFIIGEHGDSEIAAWSSANVSGIPINSFCEMRGYFNHEEAMIRIADSVKNMAYEIIEKKKATYYGIAMSVKRICEAILRDEKSILPVSSMMHGEYGIENVVLSMPSIVGKDGIETKVPITVNENECTHLMKSANALKEVISELEF, from the coding sequence TTGAAAAATTCAAATTGTGATGTCAATTTAAGAAAAGTGGCGGTAATCGGATGTGGTTTTGTGGGTTCAGCTTCAGCTTTTGCGCTTATGCAGAGCGGAATGTTCTCTGAAATGGTGCTGATAGATGTTGATAAGGACAGGGCGGAGGGCGAGGCTCTTGACATAAGTCACGGCGTGCCTTTAAACAGACCGATGAAAATATATTCCGGCGAATATAAGGACGCATCCGACGCGGCTATAGTTATTATTACCGCCGGCGCCGGGCAAAAACCGGGAGAGACCAGGCTTGAGTTGGTGCATAAAAATGTCGGTATTTTTAAGTCAATAATTCCGCAGATAAATGAGTGCAATTTTAAAGGAATTCTGCTTATCGTTTCAAATCCTGTGGATATTTTAACGTATACAGCTATAAAATTGAGCGGTTTGCCTGAAAATAGAATAATAGGTTCCGGAACGGTTCTTGATACGGCAAGATTAAAATATCAGCTGGGTCAGCATTTGGGGGTAGACAGCAGGAGCGTGCACGCGTTTATAATCGGCGAGCATGGAGACAGTGAAATTGCGGCATGGAGCAGCGCTAACGTTTCGGGTATCCCAATTAATTCATTCTGTGAGATGAGAGGTTATTTTAATCATGAAGAAGCAATGATAAGAATAGCCGACAGTGTAAAAAATATGGCTTATGAAATCATAGAAAAGAAAAAGGCGACATATTACGGTATAGCTATGTCGGTAAAGAGGATATGCGAGGCTATACTCCGCGATGAAAAATCAATTTTGCCTGTGTCGTCTATGATGCATGGGGAGTATGGTATAGAAAACGTTGTTCTCAGTATGCCGTCAATAGTCGGAAAGGACGGTATAGAGACAAAGGTTCCGATAACAGTAAATGAGAACGAGTGCACTCATCTTATGAAATCGGCAAACGCTCTAAAAGAAGTAATTTCTGAACTTGAATTTTAA
- a CDS encoding ZIP family metal transporter, translating to MVFFLKDKMQPMLQKVLLGFASGVMIAASVWSLIIPAIDMAEENGSIPWVPAAVGFLLGIGFLLLLDSITPHLHLNSDKPEGRKAKLRKSTMLIFAVTLHNIPEGMAVGVVFAGVLSGNAAISMSGAFALAIGIAIQNFPEGAIISMPLLGNGISKRRSCLYGILSGVVEPIGAIITIILTSLIVPILPYILAFAAGAMIYVVVEELIPEAQSGDHSNIATIGVAVGFTIMMILDVALG from the coding sequence ATGGTGTTCTTTCTTAAAGATAAAATGCAGCCTATGCTGCAGAAAGTTTTGCTGGGTTTTGCCTCGGGCGTAATGATTGCCGCCTCTGTGTGGTCGCTTATTATACCGGCTATCGATATGGCGGAGGAGAACGGATCCATTCCGTGGGTGCCGGCGGCAGTTGGATTTTTGCTCGGTATCGGATTTTTGCTTCTGCTGGACAGTATAACGCCGCATTTGCATTTGAATTCCGATAAACCTGAGGGGCGGAAAGCAAAACTTCGCAAATCAACAATGCTTATTTTTGCGGTGACGCTTCATAATATACCGGAAGGTATGGCGGTAGGCGTTGTCTTTGCCGGAGTGCTCAGCGGAAACGCCGCCATTTCAATGTCCGGCGCGTTTGCTCTCGCTATAGGTATCGCTATTCAGAATTTCCCTGAAGGCGCTATTATATCAATGCCTTTGCTTGGGAATGGAATCTCAAAGCGCCGCTCCTGTTTATACGGGATTCTTTCCGGGGTAGTTGAGCCGATAGGCGCGATAATAACTATAATACTCACATCATTGATTGTTCCAATACTTCCGTATATACTTGCGTTTGCGGCAGGCGCTATGATTTACGTTGTTGTGGAGGAACTGATTCCCGAAGCTCAATCCGGAGACCACAGCAATATTGCCACTATCGGCGTTGCTGTTGGTTTTACAATTATGATGATTCTTGATGTTGCTCTTGGATAA
- a CDS encoding helix-turn-helix domain-containing protein has protein sequence MDCRKVGELIQKLRKERGWTQKYLADKMNISDRTVSKWERGLGLPDVGLLKNLSDIFGIDLGKMLDGDLNERETDGGNMKKVKFYFCPVCGNLVTAASGADVICCGRKLEPMIENETDEKHLAEVKIIDGEYYISFGHKMEKEHYINYVLCTGYDRALVVRLYPEQGGEVRIPRISGAKIYLVCSRDGLFRIM, from the coding sequence ATGGATTGCAGAAAAGTAGGAGAGTTAATACAAAAGCTGAGAAAAGAAAGAGGCTGGACGCAGAAATATTTGGCTGACAAAATGAATATCAGTGACAGAACCGTTTCAAAATGGGAGCGCGGACTGGGTCTGCCGGATGTGGGACTGCTTAAAAACTTATCTGATATATTCGGAATAGATTTAGGAAAAATGCTGGACGGCGATTTAAACGAAAGAGAGACTGACGGAGGGAATATGAAGAAAGTAAAGTTTTATTTCTGCCCTGTTTGCGGCAATCTAGTAACCGCGGCAAGCGGCGCTGACGTGATATGCTGCGGACGCAAACTTGAGCCTATGATAGAAAATGAGACAGACGAAAAACATCTTGCTGAAGTTAAAATAATAGATGGGGAGTATTATATATCGTTTGGGCATAAAATGGAAAAGGAGCATTATATAAATTATGTGCTGTGTACGGGATATGACAGGGCTTTGGTTGTCAGACTGTATCCCGAACAGGGCGGAGAGGTTAGAATTCCGCGGATTTCCGGCGCAAAAATTTATTTGGTGTGCAGCAGAGACGGGCTTTTTAGGATTATGTAA
- a CDS encoding sugar O-acetyltransferase, whose product MDKFKKILSGELYDPMDPEIAKEQFPKIDKIILEYNNTSINDTEKREKMLGEILGRAGKNCFILSPFSATWGCNTYVGDNFFANFNFTLLDDAEVHIGNNVKFGPNVTIVTAGHPIYPELREKGIEYNLPVRIGNNVWMGAGVIVLPGVTIGDNSVIGAGSVVTKDIPPNTVAVGSPCRVMREIGERDKKYYYKDMEIGSEWK is encoded by the coding sequence ATGGATAAGTTTAAAAAGATTCTAAGCGGTGAGCTTTATGACCCTATGGACCCTGAAATAGCAAAGGAACAGTTTCCTAAAATAGATAAAATCATATTGGAGTATAATAATACAAGCATAAATGATACTGAAAAGCGGGAAAAAATGCTTGGAGAAATTTTAGGCCGAGCCGGGAAAAATTGTTTTATACTGAGTCCATTCTCCGCTACATGGGGATGCAATACTTATGTTGGGGATAACTTCTTTGCAAATTTCAATTTTACACTTCTGGATGACGCCGAGGTACATATCGGGAATAATGTTAAATTTGGACCCAACGTAACTATTGTAACCGCCGGGCATCCTATATATCCTGAACTGCGTGAAAAGGGTATAGAGTATAATTTACCTGTCAGAATCGGCAATAACGTTTGGATGGGAGCGGGAGTAATCGTTCTGCCCGGTGTGACAATAGGGGACAACAGCGTCATAGGAGCAGGAAGCGTTGTTACAAAAGATATACCGCCCAATACTGTGGCGGTTGGAAGCCCGTGCAGAGTTATGAGAGAAATCGGCGAAAGAGATAAAAAGTATTACTACAAAGATATGGAAATAGGCAGCGAGTGGAAATAA